One Chloroflexota bacterium DNA window includes the following coding sequences:
- a CDS encoding Dyp-type peroxidase, producing the protein MTVPQFGIFAQGTIAHEFIEFDLRPDVDMARATTALSQLRAPAVAAGGVSLVIGFGSELWRTVAPDEAPRDLANFEPIGRPGGHHAPATQHDFWLWISGSSQDVVFEHSRAAVKMLQDVATVASEQPCFVHRDSRDLTGFIDGSANPMTHEAPEAALIPDGQPGAGGAHVLVMRWVHDLDAFEALPRTEQEQVFGRSKLSSIEMTGEALPADAHIARVQIDDEAGEELPIYRRSVPYGTVAEHGLYFVAFSADRARFDRMLARMFGTDADHLHDHLTDFSRPVTGSFYFAPSLTTLAELSDRWSAALDPVAMSEQPAPDNCARLRV; encoded by the coding sequence ATGACCGTGCCGCAGTTCGGGATCTTCGCGCAGGGGACCATCGCGCACGAATTCATCGAGTTCGACCTGCGACCGGACGTCGACATGGCACGAGCCACAACCGCCCTGAGCCAGCTCCGTGCGCCTGCGGTTGCGGCGGGTGGCGTGAGCCTGGTCATCGGCTTCGGAAGCGAGCTGTGGCGGACCGTCGCGCCTGACGAGGCACCCAGAGACCTGGCCAACTTTGAGCCGATCGGCCGGCCCGGTGGCCACCACGCGCCCGCCACCCAGCACGATTTCTGGCTGTGGATCAGCGGCTCATCCCAGGACGTCGTGTTCGAGCACTCTCGAGCCGCCGTGAAAATGCTCCAAGACGTGGCCACTGTTGCCTCCGAGCAGCCCTGCTTCGTGCATCGCGACAGCCGCGACCTGACCGGGTTCATCGACGGCTCCGCCAACCCGATGACCCACGAAGCCCCGGAGGCCGCCCTCATCCCCGACGGCCAACCCGGCGCCGGCGGCGCCCACGTGCTGGTGATGCGCTGGGTCCACGATCTCGACGCGTTCGAGGCGCTCCCCCGGACGGAGCAGGAACAGGTCTTCGGCCGGTCCAAGCTGTCGAGCATCGAGATGACCGGGGAGGCCCTGCCCGCCGACGCGCACATTGCGCGGGTGCAGATCGACGACGAGGCAGGGGAGGAGCTCCCCATCTACCGTCGCAGCGTCCCGTATGGCACGGTCGCCGAGCATGGCCTGTACTTCGTGGCCTTCTCCGCGGACCGCGCGCGATTCGACCGCATGCTGGCCCGCATGTTTGGCACCGATGCCGACCACCTGCACGACCACCTCACCGATTTCTCGCGCCCGGTCACCGGCTCGTTCTACTTCGCCCCCTCGCTCACCACCCTGGCCGAGCTGTCCGACCGATGGAGTGCCGCCCTCGATCCCGTCGCCATGTCCGAGCAGCCCGCGCCCGATAACTGTGCGCGACTGCGCGTATGA
- a CDS encoding helix-turn-helix transcriptional regulator, whose protein sequence is MGGRIRVVDEASISGRRLRAELGIELRNARLARGLRQADVARAIDTSHATVSRVDLGRSATFSITDLARHGAAVGLRLHARFYPAGGGLRDAAQLDLLRRLRARIGDRWSWRLEAPLNIAGDLRAFDALLTRPETTIAVEAITRLRDAQAQLRAAALKQRDGNVPRLVLLIKATNHNRAALASAADVLATTFPLSTRATLAALSQGQDPGDNGIVLL, encoded by the coding sequence ATGGGCGGCCGCATCCGGGTGGTCGACGAAGCATCGATATCTGGGCGCCGGCTCCGGGCGGAGCTCGGGATAGAGCTTCGGAATGCCCGCTTAGCGCGCGGTCTGCGCCAGGCCGACGTGGCTCGAGCGATTGACACTTCGCATGCGACAGTCAGCCGGGTTGACCTCGGCCGTTCGGCCACCTTTTCGATCACCGATCTTGCCCGTCACGGTGCAGCGGTCGGCCTGAGACTCCACGCGCGCTTCTACCCGGCCGGCGGTGGCCTCCGCGATGCCGCCCAACTCGACCTCCTTCGCCGCCTGCGAGCACGAATTGGTGACCGATGGAGCTGGCGGCTCGAGGCACCCCTCAACATCGCCGGTGACCTCCGTGCCTTCGACGCGCTCCTGACCCGTCCCGAAACCACAATCGCTGTCGAGGCGATCACGAGACTCCGCGACGCACAGGCGCAGCTCCGCGCCGCGGCCCTCAAGCAGCGGGATGGCAACGTGCCCCGGCTCGTCCTTCTCATCAAGGCGACGAACCACAACCGTGCTGCCCTCGCCTCAGCCGCGGACGTCCTTGCAACAACCTTCCCACTCAGCACCCGAGCGACCCTCGCGGCCCTGAGCCAAGGTCAGGACCCAGGCGACAACGGAATCGTGTTGCTCTAG
- a CDS encoding sigma-70 family RNA polymerase sigma factor, translating into MDGPNGGSRMDRDRERTLVDRARSDAAAFGELYDFYLPRIYGFVFRRVQERSVAEDLTAATFQRALETLRHREFRNDAFGGWLYKVASNAVVDHVRRGSRLTHLDGTDGSSGDAFAAALDADELRSALERIAPGHRQVLALRFYDDLSADEASAVLGCSRATFAVRLHRALAALRGAMAQEATDAA; encoded by the coding sequence ATGGATGGCCCGAACGGCGGAAGCCGCATGGATCGCGACCGGGAGCGGACCCTCGTGGACCGCGCCCGGTCCGACGCTGCCGCGTTCGGGGAGCTTTACGACTTCTACCTGCCACGCATCTATGGCTTCGTCTTTCGCCGGGTGCAGGAGCGTTCCGTGGCCGAGGACCTGACCGCCGCCACCTTCCAGCGCGCGCTGGAGACGCTGCGGCATCGCGAGTTCCGAAACGACGCCTTCGGTGGCTGGCTCTACAAGGTCGCCTCGAACGCCGTGGTCGACCACGTCCGACGTGGCAGCCGACTCACCCACCTGGACGGGACCGATGGCTCCTCCGGCGACGCCTTCGCCGCCGCCCTCGACGCAGACGAGCTGCGTTCCGCCCTCGAGCGCATTGCGCCGGGCCACCGCCAGGTGCTGGCGCTCCGCTTCTACGACGACCTGTCCGCAGACGAGGCGTCCGCCGTGCTCGGTTGCTCGCGCGCCACCTTCGCGGTGCGCCTGCACCGCGCCCTCGCCGCCCTGCGCGGCGCCATGGCCCAGGAGGCGACCGATGCAGCCTGA